The following nucleotide sequence is from Pygocentrus nattereri isolate fPygNat1 chromosome 25, fPygNat1.pri, whole genome shotgun sequence.
ccagagaacacgtctccactgctctagagtccagtggcggcactttacaccactgcattccacgctttgcattgcgcttggtgatgtaaggcttggatgcagctgctcggccatggaaacccattccatgaagctctctacgctgttcttgagctgatctgaaggccacatgaagtttggaggtctgtagtgattgactctgcagaaagttggtgacctctgctcactatgcccctcagcatccgctgaccgctctgtcattttacctggccgaccacttcatggctgagttgctgtcgttcccaatcgcttccactttgttctaatcccactgacagtggactgtggaatatttagtagtgaggaaatttcacgactggacttgctgcacaggtggcgtccggtcacggtaccacgctggaattcactgagctcctgagagcgacccattctttcactaatgtctgtagaagcagtctgcaggcctaggggctcggctttatacacctgtggacatggaagtgactggaacacctgaattcaatgatttggatgggtgcgtgaatacttttggaaatggtgtgtgtgtgtgtgtgtgtgtgtgtgtgtgtgtgtgtgtgtgtgtgtgtgtgtgtgtgtgtgtgtgtgtgtatatatatatatatatatatatatatatatatatatatatatacacacacacacacacacacacgaatatATCGAATGAGCATTGCTATATATGGAATGAAAGTCGTTGAAGGGTTGAGGATGGCCAACAAAAATTGTGCTTttaaggaaagaaaggaagagaattCTGATGAAGTGAAGTGATACACAGAACAGCGTGATCTGAGAGTGCCTCATATATGGTGTGAAGCCACAGATGGGTGGAGCTTCAATGTGTAGATAATTTGACATGGTGCAGAAGAAAAGTCAGATGAGGCCATAATTTCTGTttgaaaaatgctcttttattgagatattgtgtatatatatatatatatatatatatatatatatatatgtataaatgttcattcagtatatatcaatattttccattttccaagctgcttctccgtcagggtcgtggggggttgctggagcctatccaagcAGTCATCggacagaaggcaggacacaccccagacaggtcaccagtccctcgcagggcagacagacacccaggggcaatttagcatgttcaactggcctgactgcatgtctttggactgtgggaggaaacccacgcagacacagggagaacatgcaaactccacacagagaggaccctggccgccaggccggggaatcgaaccctggccttccttgctgtgaggcgacagtgctatatatatatatatataaaatgtatgtatataaataaataaatacattttcattcagtATATATCAATAttcattgtgtatatatttatatatatataataatgttcATTCAGTATATATCAATGTCAGttcttaaagcgatagttcagtgaaaaatcacatttacagacTTTGCTCCAGATGtgctcagccaagacatgcttagCGTCTGAAGAGCTTTAGATCcccttctttttacccctacccctcgTTTGAGTGTCACCCTGACCCCtgggaactgagttacagggttgagatcttcctctgaaatgagaccctcaaataaaaacagcatcactTAATTAAcggctactagcgccgctctgtaggcgaccctgcccgtctgcagggacagcagaggaggggaaagttcagctcctcactgctgggctttagttacattttagggatcatacaccttcaaaaaggggggcaattatttattatcaccccccactaattcttcagtgatatgaagctgaagtcggatattctccagattcttgttcgaattttgcTGTTCCACcgtaaatggaaaaaatgggaaagttagctagctagctaccgagacaatAACATAGTAATAgtgttttttatgcttgttatgaagaaaaggaccaaaataTAAAGACACGACACTAAACTTGGAGAATACAATGTTTATTGTAAAGTTTTAAGGTACAGAATAGCTTTATTTGAGGGCCATGAAGCCATAACACATACGCCCTACCCCTCTGCCTCACCAACAGTCGAGACACCCTACACCCTAGCAAAGCGAAGGCGAAGGGCTAAGTGCTAGGGGAAAGGGgggaaatgggattgggcctttgtcTGATGTCTACTTGTTAGCATGAGGAAGAGGAACATCGGTGGGGTGATTAGAATCATCGTCAAATCTCAGGTCGCGGCAGAAGAGGACATCTTCCTTGCCGAAGCCGAGCTTGTACTGCCACACGTACATTTTTGAGTGGGGCTGCAGAGCCAGGCTCACACTTTCCTCCATCTCGGTCGCCTCTTCCCAGCTTTCGTTGTCGGTGTTGACGCTTTGTCCACCATATTCTGCCGACACAGAAAACTGGAATTTGGCGATGGATTCAGTCAAAGTTCCGGCCGAATATGTGGCGCTCATTGCCACCTTCCAGTTGTGCTCAATGCTTGATGTCTTGGATTTGGTATAGCCCACTTTGCGAGTTATCTTCTTTTCCCAGTTTATAGGAGTTTCCGAATCGTTGGCAATCGTCTTAATGAGCTCCCATTTCCCGAACGCTGGGCCTTGCGTCTCAGCCAGGCCTCCAGGAAGGAAGTTCAGGACATCAGGATGAATCGAGTATGTGTTAGCATCAGTATCTTTGTTAAGATTATCAGTTTTGTGGTACTGAACGCCCCACTGATCTTTCGGCTTGAGAAAATAAGTGTAGCTCTTTGTGCCCCAGTAGTACAGGCCGTCCTGGCAGTTTGGGTGCAGGGTGTATTCAACTGCTTCACCATCGGTGCTCAGATCAGTGATCCGGCGATACACACCTCTGCTCTTGAAGATTATGTAGAAATTTCCATAAGCAGACAGATAGTGGTCACCGCCTCGGCAGTTTGGGTGGAGCTCAAACACTGAAGAATCAAGATCTCTGTTCATATTAGACACACGGCGGCAGCTGTTGCCCTTGATGATGTAAAATGCATCATCATTGTGGGCCAGGTAGTGGTCTCCACCCTGACAGGAGGGGTGCAGGCTGTAAACTATGAGGTCATGTCCTCGATGGAAGTTTGTTGAGTACATGTAGCAGCCAAGGTCAGAGCGAACGATGTAATAATTATCATTCACGCCACAGAAGTCGACGCCTTTGGTTTGCTTCTTTGAGAGTATGCCAGCCAtctttctcctgaaaaatgaatgacatttgTTATCTAAAACatcagaattcatgtgtttAACAGCAGCAGACAATATAaaagaaacaataaacaaaacatacacacataccaTGTGTGgtcaaaaatatgtggacacccctcttGGTGAGTTTCAGCCACCCCTTTTGAGAACGTGTATGAAATCAAGCAACTTTTAACGCGGCACTGTCACAGGAGGCCActtctgccacaagtcagtttgcaaAATTCGTCCCGCTAAAGCTGCCTctgacaactgtaagtgctattgttgTGCAATGGAAACATCTAGGAGCAAAAatagctcagccatgaagtggtagaccacgcaAACTTGCAAAGTGGGGCCATCAAGTGCTTAAGCATGTAACCAttgcctatcctctgttgcatcagtCACTGCAGAGTTCTGGACTGCTCCTGGAATCGACACCAGCATAAGAACTGTGTGTTGGGCAATTTCTGGAATGTGTTTCTGTGGATGAGCAGCTTCACAGGAGCccaagatcactatgcgcaatggtaagcgtcagctggagtggtgtaaagcaggCCGCCACAGGGCTCTGGCACTGTGGAAACAGGTTCTCTAGAGTGACAAATCAAGTCACGtatgggatgaactggaacgtggattgtgagccaggccttcataTCAACATCAGTGCTTGACAAGAGCTGTGGAAGCTGTGACTTCTGCTTCATTGAAGGACTTGAAAGGCAGGGAAAGGGACGATGAGGTTCCTTTGTTTCATGGCAGGTGGCTAACAGGTAATGAACTTATTTTTTGCCGTTTTACAGAATCAGGAGATCAGTATCGTTTGTCccgtttgctaatgtttgtgatggCAACTGGTTGGGTTCCTAGCAGCCATTGTATTCGTTGCTGCATTTGGTCTAATTTTATATCACGCGATATCATCCGTACAACGTTCTGTGAAGGGTTTCAAGGCCACAAAGGTCTCAGTGTCATTCACCTCGCCATTTGGCATCTATGAATTCTAGGGGGCGGAGCTTCTGAAGgagcactgaagggaggggcgcATTTGATTTGCTGTTGAGTCCAAATATCAACAATATTTCTGAAGCGTGCTGATATTAATTGATACAATGTTACATTTTCCCATAAAATAGAAGATAAGTTCATGTGAATGAGAGTGCATGAAGTTGTGTTTCATAAAATAcatgagtcttttttttttttttgtaaatgggaCACAAACATAAGTTTAGGCCTTTTTCCAAGGTGCAATGATTTCATGGTGCGATACATTTTGCTGTTTCCACATCAACATACGATGTTTCTGATATGGAATATTAGAAAAGAAGTACTAACAGCTTTCATGCTGACTTATGTctttctatattttatttacatattatatatttatttttccccctcCCAAAAAGACAACAGCTCTTGTTGTGGGGATAATTAGCACTTTTCAAGTCATTTacttagaaaacaaaataaacacaatataatatgaaaaatgtGCACAGCATATATGACATGTTGCACATTGTTTACATAGTAAACAAAACATGCATGGACTATAAGGCCGCCTCTCAAACTGAAATGAAGTGAGCTTTACGAGTTCATTTCCAGTCTGATCTTGTTTCTGTGTGGTCTCTAACCTTCGGGCTGAAATGGGCGAGAGGGGATATTCTAACATGGCTCTCTCTCCTAGCAAACTGAGGAAGCCAGAATTCTCGACGACTAAACTTTAGAAGCTATAAACAGCCCTGGCTTTCTACCCGTATTCAATTCTAGTCTTGCGATCAATGTATCAGTGAAAAAAGGACACCAACGTGCAGGCTGTGACATCCCGTTTTTCAGTTACTCATCAATTGTTTAAAGCTATTAATGCTGAGTGGAGTAATACTGACTGctttctatataaatatatatatttgctgatGCTGGAAGAAAGCCtcccatctccaaaatggtaactttacaggagaaggaaagaaatgctttacttttaatgcaagtcaatggaaccagacgtctttcccaGACGtcttgggccgtttcttttggtccatttttcatcAAACTCACACAATTTAAAGACAAAAAGGCACTTTTTACAATATGCCAAAAAccgaaaaacaacaaaaatggagatacgaggttttcttctgacagcagcgatacacatttagaaaagcactgctattacaataaacacaaacactgacattaaCATACACAAAACCATTACTTTAAGTCCTGTGAATAGTTTTGCAGGAATACTTACAGTCAAAGCTGTGCTGAAAAACTGAAGATCAGACCGTCTCCTACTGTAAAGCAGTGAATGATGTGAAGTGGAGCTTCTATATATGTAGCACAGGGAACATTATCTCCACCCGCTGCTCTCAGCCAATGACATGCAGCACATTAAAAGACCAAACCCATCTGGCCATGGGCCAGGCACCATGAACTGGTCAGGGAATCAAGCAAAGTGGTTGATTTTGGCAGAACGAGGATTCTCAGGAGTTTGTTCTGATTTGGTTTGATTTAGTGCCTGTAACGTCACGTCTCTGTTACAGGCACATCATGACAGCTCCAGAACACCAGATACATTCCTGAAATACGGGAGAGAAAGGGTGAGTCAGGGCATCAGGCTTCGACGCTACCAAGTTCTCTACAGTCATTTATGAAACACTCTTTGACCGCGTGCACATGCCTGCTTTCCTTAAAATCAAGAAATCCCCAAAGTCTTTATAGAGAGAAACTGACAGGGACCAAAAATGCACCTTCTGTCCAAACGAAGAACGGTTCCCCTCAGGTTTGGGCCCCATCTGGTACAAACGGTGCATCTCACACATTAACGTTCATGCACATTTGGAaaatctaggagggaagaattTTTTCAAACTTATTTATTGCAATGGCGGGATCTTATTTCTGCACCACACTCGAATTCAG
It contains:
- the LOC108443483 gene encoding uncharacterized protein LOC108443483 produces the protein MAGILSKKQTKGVDFCGVNDNYYIVRSDLGCYMYSTNFHRGHDLIVYSLHPSCQGGDHYLAHNDDAFYIIKGNSCRRVSNMNRDLDSSVFELHPNCRGGDHYLSAYGNFYIIFKSRGVYRRITDLSTDGEAVEYTLHPNCQDGLYYWGTKSYTYFLKPKDQWGVQYHKTDNLNKDTDANTYSIHPDVLNFLPGGLAETQGPAFGKWELIKTIANDSETPINWEKKITRKVGYTKSKTSSIEHNWKVAMSATYSAGTLTESIAKFQFSVSAEYGGQSVNTDNESWEEATEMEESVSLALQPHSKMYVWQYKLGFGKEDVLFCRDLRFDDDSNHPTDVPLPHANK